The Corvus hawaiiensis isolate bCorHaw1 chromosome 7, bCorHaw1.pri.cur, whole genome shotgun sequence genome contains a region encoding:
- the GPR39 gene encoding G-protein coupled receptor 39, which produces MAGETPSSDCSHLIDHSHVPEFEVALGVKITLAFIYVCIFVAGLLGNSITIKATRILQRKGYLQKEVTDHMVSLACSDLLVILLGMPMEFYSAIWSPFSAPNGNIACKLYYFLFEACSYATVLHVATLSFERYVAICHPFKFKAVSGPRTVKLLIAFVWGTSVIVALPLLFAMGTEYPLEIIEGYQRVSSCVRPTPRHYIPELKHNMTICTNLSSKWSLFQASIFSAFAVYIIVLGSVTFMCHSMMKALMIHKEGTVAVKGGLRHQEKYLRKSESSEGKSSRRQITLFLGKSHILVCLPYPLSTWQESPETSVFISPSSPKGET; this is translated from the coding sequence ATGGCAGGAGAGACACCCTCTTCAGACTGTTCTCATCTCATCGACCACAGCCACGTCCCAGAGTTTGAGGTGGCTCTGGGGGTCAAGATCACCTTGGCTTTTATCTATGTCTGTATCTTTGTTGCGGGCCTCCTGGGCAACAGCATCACCATCAAGGCCACCAGGATCCTGCAGAGGAAAGGCTACCTGCAGAAGGAGGTCACTGACCACATGGTCAGCCTGGCCTGCTCCGACCTGCTGGTCATCCTGCTGGGCATGCCCATGGAATTCTACAGTGCCATCTGGAGCCCCTTTTCTGCCCCCAATGGCAACATTGCCTGCAAGCTCTACTACTTCCTCTTCGAAGCCTGCAGCTATGCCACTGTGCTGCATGTGGCCACGCTCAGCTTTGAGAGGTATGTGGCCATCTGCCACCCCTTCAAGTTCAAGGCTGTGTCCGGACCCCGCACGGTGAAGCTGCTCATCGCCTTTGTCTGGGGTACATCTGTCATAgtggctctgcccctgctctttGCCATGGGCACAGAATATCCCCTGGAGATCATCGAGGGCTACCAGAGAGTGAGTTCCTGTGTCAGACCTACTCCCAGGCACTACATTCCTGAGCTGAAGCACAACATGACCATCTGCACCAACCTCTCCTCCAAGTGGTCTCTGTTTCAAGCCAGCATCTTCAGCGCCTTTGCTGTGTACATCATCGTGCTGGGATCTGTCACCTTCATGTGCCACAGCATGATGAAAGCCCTGATGATCCACAAGGAAGGGACTGTGGCAGTGAAGGGTGGACTAAGACACCAGGAGAAGTACCTAAGGAAAAGTGAAAGTTCAGAGGGCAAGAGCTCCAGGAGACAGATCACTTTATTCCTGGGTAAGAGCCACATCCTAGTCTGCCTCCCCTACCCCCTTTCCACATGGCAAGAAAGCCCAGAAACCTCCGTTTTTATCTCACCAAGCTCTCCCAAAGGGGAAACATGA